A single window of Modestobacter italicus DNA harbors:
- a CDS encoding MiaB/RimO family radical SAM methylthiotransferase, which yields MPALPLPLTSLEGQPPAAAPRRVAVVTLGCARNEVDSEELAGRLAGDGYQLVEDADDADAVLVNTCGFIETAKKDSVDAILAATDSGAEVIAVGCMAERYGAELAGALPEATVLGFDDYTAIGDRLDDVLSGRPLVPHTPRDRRTLLPISPVERTAAVATDDAPAIPGHDWLKRKRLAVGPSAALKIASGCDRRCSFCAIPAFRGAFVSRPAGEVLGEAHWLAGQGVTEIVLVSENSTSYGKDAGDLRSLEKLLPQLAAVPGIARVRVAYLQPAELRPGLLEVIAATPGIAPYFDLSFQHSSPGLLRRMRRFGGTDDFLGIIERARALAPGAGFRTNVILGFPGETEDDVAELERFLVAGRLDAVGVFGYSDEEGTEALGLPGKLDQHEIDARVRRITDLVEELTAQRAEARIGTTVEVLLTEDLAEAEGAGTWAGHAAHQDPDADGTTTVAGVPAGTVAGQLVTATVVDTEGVDLLARAVVPALAAAGV from the coding sequence GTGCCAGCTCTGCCCCTCCCCCTGACGTCCCTCGAAGGGCAGCCCCCCGCCGCCGCGCCCCGCCGCGTGGCGGTGGTGACCCTCGGCTGCGCCCGCAACGAGGTCGACTCGGAGGAGCTCGCCGGCCGGCTGGCCGGCGACGGCTACCAGCTGGTCGAGGACGCCGACGACGCCGACGCGGTGCTGGTCAACACCTGCGGGTTCATCGAGACCGCGAAGAAGGACTCCGTCGACGCGATCCTCGCCGCGACCGACTCCGGTGCCGAGGTCATCGCCGTGGGCTGCATGGCCGAGCGCTACGGCGCCGAGCTCGCCGGTGCGCTGCCCGAGGCCACGGTGCTCGGCTTCGACGACTACACCGCGATCGGCGACCGGCTCGACGACGTCCTCAGCGGCCGCCCGCTCGTGCCGCACACCCCGCGCGACCGGCGCACCCTGCTGCCGATCAGCCCGGTGGAGCGCACCGCGGCCGTCGCGACCGACGACGCCCCGGCGATCCCCGGGCACGACTGGCTCAAGCGCAAGCGGCTGGCCGTCGGCCCCTCGGCGGCGCTGAAGATCGCCTCAGGCTGCGACCGACGCTGCTCGTTCTGCGCCATCCCCGCCTTCCGCGGCGCCTTCGTCTCCCGGCCGGCGGGCGAGGTGCTCGGCGAGGCCCACTGGCTGGCCGGCCAGGGCGTCACCGAGATCGTGCTGGTCAGCGAGAACTCCACCTCCTACGGCAAGGACGCCGGCGACCTGCGCTCGCTGGAGAAGCTGCTGCCCCAGCTGGCCGCGGTGCCGGGCATCGCCCGGGTCCGGGTGGCCTACCTGCAGCCGGCGGAGCTCCGGCCGGGGCTGCTGGAGGTCATCGCCGCGACACCGGGCATCGCGCCCTACTTCGACCTGTCCTTCCAGCACTCCTCGCCGGGCCTGCTGCGCCGGATGCGCCGCTTCGGCGGCACCGACGACTTCCTCGGGATCATCGAGCGGGCCCGCGCGCTCGCCCCCGGGGCCGGCTTCCGCACCAACGTCATCCTCGGGTTCCCGGGGGAGACGGAGGACGACGTCGCCGAGCTCGAGCGCTTCCTCGTCGCCGGCCGGCTCGACGCCGTCGGGGTGTTCGGCTACTCCGACGAGGAGGGCACCGAGGCGCTCGGCCTGCCCGGCAAGCTCGACCAGCACGAGATCGACGCCCGGGTCCGGCGGATCACCGACCTGGTCGAGGAGCTCACCGCCCAGCGCGCGGAGGCCCGCATCGGCACCACGGTCGAGGTGCTGCTCACCGAGGACCTCGCCGAGGCCGAGGGGGCCGGCACCTGGGCCGGGCACGCCGCCCACCAGGACCCGGACGCCGACGGCACCACCACGGTCGCCGGGGTGCCCGCCGGTACGGTGGCCGGGCAGCTGGTGACGGCGACGGTCGTGGACACCGAGGGCGTGGACCTGCTGGCCCGCGCCGTCGTGCCGGCGCTCGCGGCAGCCGGGGTCTGA
- a CDS encoding FtsK/SpoIIIE family DNA translocase: MPARASTSNRAPARGSGSTRPRSGSTAAKKRPPAKRGSTAARRPAPKRTQSTLAGSLWRGATGTWGLLARGAGAVARSVARPEEAEPLAAEHRRDGVGLAVLGLAIVLGAATWTDGIGPVGAGLADAVRWAIGGLTAALPVVLFLVALRLLRHPPHPEARGRLVIGWTSVVAAVVGIAHVTGPDVSPDDRTGAGGLLGWAVGSPLTAGLGSVVTVLLLVLLAFFGLLVVTATPVHQVPERLREWADRQLGRDDEDDDDLEFYDDEDEEPAPKARRGRKSAASEVQDTLDTGVIDHAAYAEAPQAVAHEPAAEAVPVAAAPARRAPMPVDRTAPPEDLPPIEEPEQLRIEPVEGTYTLPSVSVLRPGTPPRAKSKANDVAIEAITGVLEQFNIDAAVTSYTRGPTVTRYEIELGNAVKVEKITALTKNLAYAVANDNIRILAPIPGKSAVGVEVPNTDRETVSLGDVMRSQVAKQDPHPMLVGLGKDIEGGFVCANLAKMPHLLVAGATGAGKSSCINSLLTSLLLRATPDQLRMILVDPKMVELTPYDGIPHLITPIITDPKKAATALAWLVEEMEQRYQDMRATGVRHIDDFNRKVERGEITAPPGSERVYQPYPYILTIVDELADLMMVAPRDVEESIVRITQKARAAGIHLVLATQRPSVDVVTGLIKANVPSRLAFSTSSLTDSRVILDQPGAEKLIGMGDALFLPIGAGKPIRVQGAYVSDAEIEAVVEFTKRQAEPEYREEVFTAAAGEKKEIDEDIGSDLELLVQAVELVVTSQFGSTSMLQRKLRVGFAKAGRLMDLMESRGIVGPSEGSKARDVLIKPDELESVMFTLRGGQL, encoded by the coding sequence ATGCCTGCTCGCGCGTCGACGTCGAACCGGGCGCCGGCGCGTGGGAGCGGCTCCACGCGCCCCCGCTCCGGCAGCACCGCAGCCAAGAAGCGCCCCCCGGCCAAGCGCGGCTCCACCGCCGCCCGGCGACCGGCCCCGAAGCGGACCCAGAGCACCCTCGCCGGCAGCCTGTGGCGCGGTGCCACCGGCACGTGGGGCCTGCTGGCCCGCGGCGCCGGCGCGGTCGCCCGGTCGGTCGCCCGGCCCGAGGAGGCCGAGCCGCTGGCCGCCGAGCACCGGCGGGACGGGGTCGGTCTCGCCGTCCTCGGCCTGGCCATCGTGCTCGGCGCCGCGACCTGGACCGACGGGATCGGCCCGGTCGGCGCCGGGCTGGCCGACGCCGTCCGGTGGGCGATCGGCGGGCTCACCGCCGCGCTGCCGGTCGTGCTGTTCCTGGTCGCGCTGCGGCTGCTCCGCCACCCGCCGCACCCCGAGGCCCGCGGCCGGCTGGTCATCGGCTGGACCAGCGTGGTCGCCGCGGTCGTCGGCATCGCCCACGTCACCGGCCCCGACGTCAGCCCGGACGACCGGACCGGCGCCGGCGGCCTGCTCGGCTGGGCGGTCGGCAGCCCGCTGACCGCGGGCCTGGGCAGCGTCGTCACGGTGCTGCTGCTGGTCCTGCTGGCCTTCTTCGGGCTGCTCGTCGTCACCGCCACCCCGGTGCACCAGGTGCCCGAACGGCTCCGCGAGTGGGCCGACCGGCAACTCGGCCGGGACGACGAGGACGACGACGACCTCGAGTTCTACGACGACGAGGACGAGGAGCCCGCGCCGAAGGCCCGGCGCGGCCGGAAGTCGGCCGCCTCCGAGGTGCAGGACACCCTGGACACCGGCGTCATCGACCACGCCGCCTACGCCGAGGCCCCGCAGGCGGTCGCGCACGAGCCGGCCGCCGAGGCCGTCCCGGTGGCCGCCGCCCCGGCCCGCCGGGCGCCGATGCCGGTCGACCGGACCGCCCCGCCGGAGGACCTGCCGCCCATCGAGGAGCCCGAGCAGCTCCGCATCGAGCCGGTCGAGGGCACCTACACGCTGCCCTCGGTGAGCGTGCTGCGCCCGGGCACCCCGCCGCGCGCCAAGTCCAAGGCCAACGACGTCGCCATCGAGGCGATCACCGGCGTGCTCGAGCAGTTCAACATCGACGCCGCCGTCACCAGCTACACCCGCGGCCCGACGGTCACCCGCTACGAGATCGAGCTGGGCAACGCGGTCAAGGTCGAGAAGATCACCGCGCTGACCAAGAACCTCGCCTACGCGGTGGCCAACGACAACATCCGCATCCTCGCCCCGATCCCGGGCAAGTCGGCGGTGGGCGTCGAGGTGCCCAACACCGACCGGGAGACGGTCAGCCTCGGCGACGTCATGCGCTCGCAGGTGGCCAAGCAGGACCCGCACCCGATGCTGGTCGGGCTGGGCAAGGACATCGAGGGCGGCTTCGTCTGCGCCAACCTGGCGAAGATGCCGCACCTGCTCGTCGCCGGCGCCACCGGCGCCGGCAAGTCCAGCTGCATCAACTCGCTGCTGACGTCGCTGCTGCTGCGGGCCACCCCGGACCAGCTGCGGATGATCCTGGTCGACCCGAAGATGGTCGAGCTCACGCCCTACGACGGCATCCCGCACCTGATCACGCCGATCATCACCGACCCCAAGAAGGCCGCCACCGCGCTGGCCTGGCTGGTCGAGGAGATGGAGCAGCGCTACCAGGACATGCGGGCCACCGGTGTGCGGCACATCGACGACTTCAACCGCAAGGTGGAGCGCGGCGAGATCACCGCCCCGCCCGGCAGCGAGCGCGTCTACCAGCCCTACCCGTACATCCTCACGATCGTCGACGAGCTCGCCGACCTGATGATGGTCGCCCCGCGGGACGTCGAGGAGTCGATCGTCCGGATCACCCAGAAGGCCCGCGCGGCCGGCATCCACCTGGTGCTGGCCACCCAGCGGCCCTCGGTCGACGTCGTCACCGGCCTGATCAAGGCCAACGTCCCCTCGCGGCTGGCGTTCTCCACCTCCAGCCTCACCGACAGCCGGGTCATCCTCGACCAGCCCGGCGCGGAGAAGCTGATCGGCATGGGCGACGCCCTGTTCCTGCCGATCGGTGCGGGCAAGCCGATCCGGGTCCAGGGCGCCTACGTCTCCGACGCGGAGATCGAGGCGGTCGTCGAGTTCACCAAGCGGCAGGCCGAGCCCGAGTACCGCGAAGAGGTCTTCACCGCCGCCGCCGGTGAGAAGAAGGAGATCGACGAGGACATCGGCAGCGACCTGGAGCTGCTCGTCCAGGCCGTCGAGCTCGTCGTCACCAGCCAGTTCGGGTCCACCTCGATGCTGCAGCGCAAGCTGCGGGTCGGCTTCGCCAAGGCCGGCCGGCTGATGGACCTCATGGAGAGCCGCGGCATCGTCGGGCCGTCGGAGGGCTCCAAGGCCCGGGACGTGCTGATCAAGCCCGACGAGCTGGAGTCGGTCATGTTCACCCTCCGCGGGGGGCAGCTGTGA